The Pan troglodytes isolate AG18354 chromosome 1, NHGRI_mPanTro3-v2.0_pri, whole genome shotgun sequence genome includes a region encoding these proteins:
- the ESPN gene encoding espin isoform X9: MELTENAWRLLLPKHAPPPPQPQAQSESVTQGRWLPGGRCQWHGCGGTKSFNMMSPTGDNSELLAEIKAGKSLKPTPQSKGLTTVFSGSGQPAFQPDSPLPSVSPALSPVQSPTPPAAGFQPLLNGSLVPVPPTTPAPGVQLDVEALIPTHDEQGRPIPEWKRQVMVRKMQLKMQEEEEQRRKLTAASSCCYPREGWRYSREHNAILGPFGELMTEADILRIEQQIENLQVLHKAQKLEARLEQLELELEQLLPISAALSAPRFTVDPRRMHGRAASLPAWCSKISTLLKNMATLLAALGGRPAHLAELLTADTGQPLAPLPDAPWLPGPLCLGRSHSLSWCREAVAREILECGVSVQHLRATYELRARGAAPARCPRRKPPQSAGAPGREPILEEDYVAARSGQPSAAAAHGPLVDWEPLGTLGPPEVQDRPAALPEPEQLARRPPLCTKLRGVQDYLDLRKERIVYLFLEHWRRWAFRGPGRRAQARLRGLLPRVAAAGAGPGLEATDAPRLPASNSEAHSPDERLRQLLRQRQAVGKLLGHWRSLLRRVPASPGLAHGLYWPQHFLPPLDGGAPPHYDSLTLDLFMLGYFQLLEMGLSREERKFRHLLCYEMFDRLGSHPWERIRLFHRVVLEEVEAGRRGWSDGFEDLRHRFFGNGLEAEPAPEEQAKKKEEEGKEQELTEEAAPVQTGDPPEGQPEALAPAPQPPPPPPPPAAPPPTSDSPGSEAPAEDPLELVSEMGEFSNEDICRYIDRSFSFWKEKEAELFDI; this comes from the exons ATGGAGTTGACAGAGAATGCATGGAGACTGCTCCTCCCCAAgcatgcccccccacccccacagccccAGGCTCAGTCGGAGAGTGTAACCCAAGGGAGGTGGCTGCCAGGTGGAAGGTGCCAGTGGCATGGCTGTGGAG GCACCAAGTCTTTCAACATGATGTCCCCGACGGGTGACAACTCGGAGCTACTGGCTGAGATTAAGGCAGGCAAGAGCCTGAAGCCGACGCCGCAGAGCAAGGGGCTGACCACAGTGTTCTCAGGCAGCGGGCAGCCGGCCTTCCAG CCCGATTCCCCGCTGCCGTCTGTGTCACCTGCACTGTCACCAGTCCAGAGCCCCACACCGCCAGCTGCGGGGTTTCAGCCGCTGCTCAATGGAAGCTTGGTTCCCGTGCCGCCCACTACTCCTGCGCCGGGAGTGCAGCTGGACGTGGAGGCTCTCATCCCCACGCACGATGAGCAGGGCCGGCCCATCCCCGAGTGGAAGCGCCAGGTGATGGTGCGCAAGATGCAGCTGAAgatgcaggaggaggaggagcagaggcGGAAG CTGACGGCCGCCAGCTCGTGCTGCTACCCCCGCGAGGGCTGGAGGTACTCCCGCGAGCACAACGCCATCCTCGGGCCCTTTGGCGAGCTCATGACCGAAGCCGACATCCTCCGCATCGAGCAGCAAATCGAGAACCTGCAGGTGCTGCACAAGGCGCAGAAGCTGGAGGCGCGCCTCGAGcaactggagctggagctggagcagctgctgcccaTCTCGGCCGCCCTGTCGGCGCCGCGCTTCACCGTCGATCCGCGCCGAATGCATGGCCGCGCCGCTAGCCTGCCCGCCTGGTGCAGCAAGATCTCCACGTTGCTCAAGAACATGGCCACGCTGCTGGCTGCGCTGGGCGGCCGGCCTGCGCACCTGGCGGAGCTGCTGACCGCTGACACGGGCCAGCCGCTGGCGCCGCTGCCCGACGCGCCCTGGCTGCCCGGGCCGCTCTGCCTGGGTCGCTCGCACTCGCTCAGCTGGTGCCGCGAGGCTGTGGCGCGCGAGATCCTCGAGTGCGGCGTCTCCGTGCAGCATCTCCGCGCCACCTACGAGCTGCGCGCACGGGGCGCGGCGCCCGCGCGCTGTCCGCGCCGCAAGCCCCCGCAGTCCGCTGGCGCCCCGGGCCGGGAGCCCATCTTGGAGGAGGACTACGTGGCGGCCCGCTCTGGCCAGCCCAGCGCCGCCGCTGCCCACGGCCCGCTGGTCGACTGGGAGCCCCTGGGCACCCTGGGCCCGCCCGAGGTACAGGATCGCCCGGCGGCGCTGCCTGAGCCCGAGCAGCTGGCGCGCCGGCCGCCCCTCTGCACGAAGCTGCGCGGCGTCCAGGACTACCTCGACCTGCGCAAGGAGCGCATCGTTTACCTCTTCCTGGAGCATTGGCGCCGCTGGGCCTTCCGCGGACCAGGCCGCCGCGCCCAGGCGCGCCTACGCGGACTGCTGCCCCGCGTGGCGGCTGCCGGTGCTGGCCCGGGGCTGGAGGCCACGGACGCCCCCCGGCTGCCGGCGAGCAACAGCGAGGCCCACAGCCCCGACGAACGGCTGCGGCAGCTGCTGAGGCAGCGGCAGGCGGTGGGCAAGCTGCTGGGCCACTGGCGGAGCCTGCTGCGTCGCGTGCCGGCAAGCCCGGGCCTGGCGCACGGCCTGTACTGGCCCCAGCACTTCCTGCCGCCCCTGGACGGCGGCGCACCCCCGCACTACGACAGCCTCACGCTCGACCTCTTCATGCTCGGCtacttccagctactcgagatGGGCCTGAGCCGCGAGGAGCGCAAGTTCCGCCACCTACTGTGCTACGAGATGTTCGACCGACTGGGCAGCCACCCGTGGGAACGCATCCGCCTCTTCCACCGCGTGgtgctggaggaggtggaggccgGCCGGCGCGGCTGGAGCGACGGCTTCGAGGACCTCAGGCACCGGTTCTTCGGAAACGGCCTGGAGGCTGAGCCGGCCCCCGAAGAACAGgcgaagaaaaaggaagaggaggggaaagaaCAGGAGCTGACCGAAGAGGCTGCTCCAGTTCAGACGGGGGACCCGCCTGAGGGGCAGCCCGAGGCCCTGGCCCctgcgccgcagccgccgccgccgccgcccccgcccgcCGCGCCTCCCCCGACCTCAGACTCTCCTGGTTCCGAAGCCCCCGCCGAAGACCCCTTGGAACTGGTGTCTGAGATGGGTGAGTTCAGCAACGAGGACATCTGCCGCTACATCGACCGCAGCTTCTCCTTCTGGAAAGAGAAGGAGGCAGAGCTGTTTGACATCTGA
- the ESPN gene encoding espin isoform X10 yields MNSQGPPGRGPPSRTKSFNMMSPTGDNSELLAEIKAGKSLKPTPQSKGLTTVFSGSGQPAFQPDSPLPSVSPALSPVQSPTPPAAGFQPLLNGSLVPVPPTTPAPGVQLDVEALIPTHDEQGRPIPEWKRQVMVRKMQLKMQEEEEQRRKLTAASSCCYPREGWRYSREHNAILGPFGELMTEADILRIEQQIENLQVLHKAQKLEARLEQLELELEQLLPISAALSAPRFTVDPRRMHGRAASLPAWCSKISTLLKNMATLLAALGGRPAHLAELLTADTGQPLAPLPDAPWLPGPLCLGRSHSLSWCREAVAREILECGVSVQHLRATYELRARGAAPARCPRRKPPQSAGAPGREPILEEDYVAARSGQPSAAAAHGPLVDWEPLGTLGPPEVQDRPAALPEPEQLARRPPLCTKLRGVQDYLDLRKERIVYLFLEHWRRWAFRGPGRRAQARLRGLLPRVAAAGAGPGLEATDAPRLPASNSEAHSPDERLRQLLRQRQAVGKLLGHWRSLLRRVPASPGLAHGLYWPQHFLPPLDGGAPPHYDSLTLDLFMLGYFQLLEMGLSREERKFRHLLCYEMFDRLGSHPWERIRLFHRVVLEEVEAGRRGWSDGFEDLRHRFFGNGLEAEPAPEEQAKKKEEEGKEQELTEEAAPVQTGDPPEGQPEALAPAPQPPPPPPPPAAPPPTSDSPGSEAPAEDPLELVSEMGEFSNEDICRYIDRSFSFWKEKEAELFDI; encoded by the exons ATGAACTCCCAGGGGCCTCCAGGCAGGGGCCCTCCATCCC GCACCAAGTCTTTCAACATGATGTCCCCGACGGGTGACAACTCGGAGCTACTGGCTGAGATTAAGGCAGGCAAGAGCCTGAAGCCGACGCCGCAGAGCAAGGGGCTGACCACAGTGTTCTCAGGCAGCGGGCAGCCGGCCTTCCAG CCCGATTCCCCGCTGCCGTCTGTGTCACCTGCACTGTCACCAGTCCAGAGCCCCACACCGCCAGCTGCGGGGTTTCAGCCGCTGCTCAATGGAAGCTTGGTTCCCGTGCCGCCCACTACTCCTGCGCCGGGAGTGCAGCTGGACGTGGAGGCTCTCATCCCCACGCACGATGAGCAGGGCCGGCCCATCCCCGAGTGGAAGCGCCAGGTGATGGTGCGCAAGATGCAGCTGAAgatgcaggaggaggaggagcagaggcGGAAG CTGACGGCCGCCAGCTCGTGCTGCTACCCCCGCGAGGGCTGGAGGTACTCCCGCGAGCACAACGCCATCCTCGGGCCCTTTGGCGAGCTCATGACCGAAGCCGACATCCTCCGCATCGAGCAGCAAATCGAGAACCTGCAGGTGCTGCACAAGGCGCAGAAGCTGGAGGCGCGCCTCGAGcaactggagctggagctggagcagctgctgcccaTCTCGGCCGCCCTGTCGGCGCCGCGCTTCACCGTCGATCCGCGCCGAATGCATGGCCGCGCCGCTAGCCTGCCCGCCTGGTGCAGCAAGATCTCCACGTTGCTCAAGAACATGGCCACGCTGCTGGCTGCGCTGGGCGGCCGGCCTGCGCACCTGGCGGAGCTGCTGACCGCTGACACGGGCCAGCCGCTGGCGCCGCTGCCCGACGCGCCCTGGCTGCCCGGGCCGCTCTGCCTGGGTCGCTCGCACTCGCTCAGCTGGTGCCGCGAGGCTGTGGCGCGCGAGATCCTCGAGTGCGGCGTCTCCGTGCAGCATCTCCGCGCCACCTACGAGCTGCGCGCACGGGGCGCGGCGCCCGCGCGCTGTCCGCGCCGCAAGCCCCCGCAGTCCGCTGGCGCCCCGGGCCGGGAGCCCATCTTGGAGGAGGACTACGTGGCGGCCCGCTCTGGCCAGCCCAGCGCCGCCGCTGCCCACGGCCCGCTGGTCGACTGGGAGCCCCTGGGCACCCTGGGCCCGCCCGAGGTACAGGATCGCCCGGCGGCGCTGCCTGAGCCCGAGCAGCTGGCGCGCCGGCCGCCCCTCTGCACGAAGCTGCGCGGCGTCCAGGACTACCTCGACCTGCGCAAGGAGCGCATCGTTTACCTCTTCCTGGAGCATTGGCGCCGCTGGGCCTTCCGCGGACCAGGCCGCCGCGCCCAGGCGCGCCTACGCGGACTGCTGCCCCGCGTGGCGGCTGCCGGTGCTGGCCCGGGGCTGGAGGCCACGGACGCCCCCCGGCTGCCGGCGAGCAACAGCGAGGCCCACAGCCCCGACGAACGGCTGCGGCAGCTGCTGAGGCAGCGGCAGGCGGTGGGCAAGCTGCTGGGCCACTGGCGGAGCCTGCTGCGTCGCGTGCCGGCAAGCCCGGGCCTGGCGCACGGCCTGTACTGGCCCCAGCACTTCCTGCCGCCCCTGGACGGCGGCGCACCCCCGCACTACGACAGCCTCACGCTCGACCTCTTCATGCTCGGCtacttccagctactcgagatGGGCCTGAGCCGCGAGGAGCGCAAGTTCCGCCACCTACTGTGCTACGAGATGTTCGACCGACTGGGCAGCCACCCGTGGGAACGCATCCGCCTCTTCCACCGCGTGgtgctggaggaggtggaggccgGCCGGCGCGGCTGGAGCGACGGCTTCGAGGACCTCAGGCACCGGTTCTTCGGAAACGGCCTGGAGGCTGAGCCGGCCCCCGAAGAACAGgcgaagaaaaaggaagaggaggggaaagaaCAGGAGCTGACCGAAGAGGCTGCTCCAGTTCAGACGGGGGACCCGCCTGAGGGGCAGCCCGAGGCCCTGGCCCctgcgccgcagccgccgccgccgccgcccccgcccgcCGCGCCTCCCCCGACCTCAGACTCTCCTGGTTCCGAAGCCCCCGCCGAAGACCCCTTGGAACTGGTGTCTGAGATGGGTGAGTTCAGCAACGAGGACATCTGCCGCTACATCGACCGCAGCTTCTCCTTCTGGAAAGAGAAGGAGGCAGAGCTGTTTGACATCTGA
- the ESPN gene encoding espin isoform X4, with protein MAHSEEVRARQPAPAGCPRLGPAARGSLEGPSAPPQAALLPGNHVPNGCAADPKASRELPPPPPPPPPPLPEAASSPPPAPPLPLESAGPGCGQRRSSSSTGKVRVLRHRKSTKSFNMMSPTGDNSELLAEIKAGKSLKPTPQSKGLTTVFSGSGQPAFQPDSPLPSVSPALSPVQSPTPPAAGFQPLLNGSLVPVPPTTPAPGVQLDVEALIPTHDEQGRPIPEWKRQVMVRKMQLKMQEEEEQRRKLTAASSCCYPREGWRYSREHNAILGPFGELMTEADILRIEQQIENLQVLHKAQKLEARLEQLELELEQLLPISAALSAPRFTVDPRRMHGRAASLPAWCSKISTLLKNMATLLAALGGRPAHLAELLTADTGQPLAPLPDAPWLPGPLCLGRSHSLSWCREAVAREILECGVSVQHLRATYELRARGAAPARCPRRKPPQSAGAPGREPILEEDYVAARSGQPSAAAAHGPLVDWEPLGTLGPPEVQDRPAALPEPEQLARRPPLCTKLRGVQDYLDLRKERIVYLFLEHWRRWAFRGPGRRAQARLRGLLPRVAAAGAGPGLEATDAPRLPASNSEAHSPDERLRQLLRQRQAVGKLLGHWRSLLRRVPASPGLAHGLYWPQHFLPPLDGGAPPHYDSLTLDLFMLGYFQLLEMGLSREERKFRHLLCYEMFDRLGSHPWERIRLFHRVVLEEVEAGRRGWSDGFEDLRHRFFGNGLEAEPAPEEQAKKKEEEGKEQELTEEAAPVQTGDPPEGQPEALAPAPQPPPPPPPPAAPPPTSDSPGSEAPAEDPLELVSEMGEFSNEDICRYIDRSFSFWKEKEAELFDI; from the exons ATGGCGCACAGCGAGGAGGTGCGTGCCCGCCAGCCCGCGCCTGCCGGCTGCCCGCGCCTCGGCCCTGCCGCCCGCGGCTCACTCGAAGGCCCCTCCGCTCCCCCGCAGGCGGCGCTGCTTCCTGGGAACCATGTTCCTAACGGCTGCGCCGCGGACCCCAAGGCGTCCAGGGAGCTGCCACCGCCGcccccaccgccgccgccgcccctgcCGGAGGCCGCGAGTTCGCCACCGCCGGCCCCGCCTCTGCCCCTCGAGAGCGCTGGCCCTGGCTGCGGGCAGCGCCGCTCCTCCTCGTCCACCGGCA AAGTGAGAGTCCTGAGGCACAGGAAGA GCACCAAGTCTTTCAACATGATGTCCCCGACGGGTGACAACTCGGAGCTACTGGCTGAGATTAAGGCAGGCAAGAGCCTGAAGCCGACGCCGCAGAGCAAGGGGCTGACCACAGTGTTCTCAGGCAGCGGGCAGCCGGCCTTCCAG CCCGATTCCCCGCTGCCGTCTGTGTCACCTGCACTGTCACCAGTCCAGAGCCCCACACCGCCAGCTGCGGGGTTTCAGCCGCTGCTCAATGGAAGCTTGGTTCCCGTGCCGCCCACTACTCCTGCGCCGGGAGTGCAGCTGGACGTGGAGGCTCTCATCCCCACGCACGATGAGCAGGGCCGGCCCATCCCCGAGTGGAAGCGCCAGGTGATGGTGCGCAAGATGCAGCTGAAgatgcaggaggaggaggagcagaggcGGAAG CTGACGGCCGCCAGCTCGTGCTGCTACCCCCGCGAGGGCTGGAGGTACTCCCGCGAGCACAACGCCATCCTCGGGCCCTTTGGCGAGCTCATGACCGAAGCCGACATCCTCCGCATCGAGCAGCAAATCGAGAACCTGCAGGTGCTGCACAAGGCGCAGAAGCTGGAGGCGCGCCTCGAGcaactggagctggagctggagcagctgctgcccaTCTCGGCCGCCCTGTCGGCGCCGCGCTTCACCGTCGATCCGCGCCGAATGCATGGCCGCGCCGCTAGCCTGCCCGCCTGGTGCAGCAAGATCTCCACGTTGCTCAAGAACATGGCCACGCTGCTGGCTGCGCTGGGCGGCCGGCCTGCGCACCTGGCGGAGCTGCTGACCGCTGACACGGGCCAGCCGCTGGCGCCGCTGCCCGACGCGCCCTGGCTGCCCGGGCCGCTCTGCCTGGGTCGCTCGCACTCGCTCAGCTGGTGCCGCGAGGCTGTGGCGCGCGAGATCCTCGAGTGCGGCGTCTCCGTGCAGCATCTCCGCGCCACCTACGAGCTGCGCGCACGGGGCGCGGCGCCCGCGCGCTGTCCGCGCCGCAAGCCCCCGCAGTCCGCTGGCGCCCCGGGCCGGGAGCCCATCTTGGAGGAGGACTACGTGGCGGCCCGCTCTGGCCAGCCCAGCGCCGCCGCTGCCCACGGCCCGCTGGTCGACTGGGAGCCCCTGGGCACCCTGGGCCCGCCCGAGGTACAGGATCGCCCGGCGGCGCTGCCTGAGCCCGAGCAGCTGGCGCGCCGGCCGCCCCTCTGCACGAAGCTGCGCGGCGTCCAGGACTACCTCGACCTGCGCAAGGAGCGCATCGTTTACCTCTTCCTGGAGCATTGGCGCCGCTGGGCCTTCCGCGGACCAGGCCGCCGCGCCCAGGCGCGCCTACGCGGACTGCTGCCCCGCGTGGCGGCTGCCGGTGCTGGCCCGGGGCTGGAGGCCACGGACGCCCCCCGGCTGCCGGCGAGCAACAGCGAGGCCCACAGCCCCGACGAACGGCTGCGGCAGCTGCTGAGGCAGCGGCAGGCGGTGGGCAAGCTGCTGGGCCACTGGCGGAGCCTGCTGCGTCGCGTGCCGGCAAGCCCGGGCCTGGCGCACGGCCTGTACTGGCCCCAGCACTTCCTGCCGCCCCTGGACGGCGGCGCACCCCCGCACTACGACAGCCTCACGCTCGACCTCTTCATGCTCGGCtacttccagctactcgagatGGGCCTGAGCCGCGAGGAGCGCAAGTTCCGCCACCTACTGTGCTACGAGATGTTCGACCGACTGGGCAGCCACCCGTGGGAACGCATCCGCCTCTTCCACCGCGTGgtgctggaggaggtggaggccgGCCGGCGCGGCTGGAGCGACGGCTTCGAGGACCTCAGGCACCGGTTCTTCGGAAACGGCCTGGAGGCTGAGCCGGCCCCCGAAGAACAGgcgaagaaaaaggaagaggaggggaaagaaCAGGAGCTGACCGAAGAGGCTGCTCCAGTTCAGACGGGGGACCCGCCTGAGGGGCAGCCCGAGGCCCTGGCCCctgcgccgcagccgccgccgccgccgcccccgcccgcCGCGCCTCCCCCGACCTCAGACTCTCCTGGTTCCGAAGCCCCCGCCGAAGACCCCTTGGAACTGGTGTCTGAGATGGGTGAGTTCAGCAACGAGGACATCTGCCGCTACATCGACCGCAGCTTCTCCTTCTGGAAAGAGAAGGAGGCAGAGCTGTTTGACATCTGA
- the ESPN gene encoding espin isoform X2 produces the protein MAVELSSCDGHDGLRRQDSSRKPRAFSKQPSTGDYYRQLGRCPGETLAARPGMAHSEEVRARQPAPAGCPRLGPAARGSLEGPSAPPQAALLPGNHVPNGCAADPKASRELPPPPPPPPPPLPEAASSPPPAPPLPLESAGPGCGQRRSSSSTGKVRVLRHRKSTKSFNMMSPTGDNSELLAEIKAGKSLKPTPQSKGLTTVFSGSGQPAFQPDSPLPSVSPALSPVQSPTPPAAGFQPLLNGSLVPVPPTTPAPGVQLDVEALIPTHDEQGRPIPEWKRQVMVRKMQLKMQEEEEQRRKLTAASSCCYPREGWRYSREHNAILGPFGELMTEADILRIEQQIENLQVLHKAQKLEARLEQLELELEQLLPISAALSAPRFTVDPRRMHGRAASLPAWCSKISTLLKNMATLLAALGGRPAHLAELLTADTGQPLAPLPDAPWLPGPLCLGRSHSLSWCREAVAREILECGVSVQHLRATYELRARGAAPARCPRRKPPQSAGAPGREPILEEDYVAARSGQPSAAAAHGPLVDWEPLGTLGPPEVQDRPAALPEPEQLARRPPLCTKLRGVQDYLDLRKERIVYLFLEHWRRWAFRGPGRRAQARLRGLLPRVAAAGAGPGLEATDAPRLPASNSEAHSPDERLRQLLRQRQAVGKLLGHWRSLLRRVPASPGLAHGLYWPQHFLPPLDGGAPPHYDSLTLDLFMLGYFQLLEMGLSREERKFRHLLCYEMFDRLGSHPWERIRLFHRVVLEEVEAGRRGWSDGFEDLRHRFFGNGLEAEPAPEEQAKKKEEEGKEQELTEEAAPVQTGDPPEGQPEALAPAPQPPPPPPPPAAPPPTSDSPGSEAPAEDPLELVSEMGEFSNEDICRYIDRSFSFWKEKEAELFDI, from the exons ATGGCTGTGGAG CTGAGCTCCTGCGACGGCCACGACGGGCTGCGGAGGCAGGACTCCAGCCGCAAGCCCCGCGCCTTCAGCAAGCAGCCCAGCACGGGGGACTACTACCGGCAGCTGGGCCGCTGCCCCGGCGAGACGCTGGCCGCACGCCCGGGCATGGCGCACAGCGAGGAGGTGCGTGCCCGCCAGCCCGCGCCTGCCGGCTGCCCGCGCCTCGGCCCTGCCGCCCGCGGCTCACTCGAAGGCCCCTCCGCTCCCCCGCAGGCGGCGCTGCTTCCTGGGAACCATGTTCCTAACGGCTGCGCCGCGGACCCCAAGGCGTCCAGGGAGCTGCCACCGCCGcccccaccgccgccgccgcccctgcCGGAGGCCGCGAGTTCGCCACCGCCGGCCCCGCCTCTGCCCCTCGAGAGCGCTGGCCCTGGCTGCGGGCAGCGCCGCTCCTCCTCGTCCACCGGCA AAGTGAGAGTCCTGAGGCACAGGAAGA GCACCAAGTCTTTCAACATGATGTCCCCGACGGGTGACAACTCGGAGCTACTGGCTGAGATTAAGGCAGGCAAGAGCCTGAAGCCGACGCCGCAGAGCAAGGGGCTGACCACAGTGTTCTCAGGCAGCGGGCAGCCGGCCTTCCAG CCCGATTCCCCGCTGCCGTCTGTGTCACCTGCACTGTCACCAGTCCAGAGCCCCACACCGCCAGCTGCGGGGTTTCAGCCGCTGCTCAATGGAAGCTTGGTTCCCGTGCCGCCCACTACTCCTGCGCCGGGAGTGCAGCTGGACGTGGAGGCTCTCATCCCCACGCACGATGAGCAGGGCCGGCCCATCCCCGAGTGGAAGCGCCAGGTGATGGTGCGCAAGATGCAGCTGAAgatgcaggaggaggaggagcagaggcGGAAG CTGACGGCCGCCAGCTCGTGCTGCTACCCCCGCGAGGGCTGGAGGTACTCCCGCGAGCACAACGCCATCCTCGGGCCCTTTGGCGAGCTCATGACCGAAGCCGACATCCTCCGCATCGAGCAGCAAATCGAGAACCTGCAGGTGCTGCACAAGGCGCAGAAGCTGGAGGCGCGCCTCGAGcaactggagctggagctggagcagctgctgcccaTCTCGGCCGCCCTGTCGGCGCCGCGCTTCACCGTCGATCCGCGCCGAATGCATGGCCGCGCCGCTAGCCTGCCCGCCTGGTGCAGCAAGATCTCCACGTTGCTCAAGAACATGGCCACGCTGCTGGCTGCGCTGGGCGGCCGGCCTGCGCACCTGGCGGAGCTGCTGACCGCTGACACGGGCCAGCCGCTGGCGCCGCTGCCCGACGCGCCCTGGCTGCCCGGGCCGCTCTGCCTGGGTCGCTCGCACTCGCTCAGCTGGTGCCGCGAGGCTGTGGCGCGCGAGATCCTCGAGTGCGGCGTCTCCGTGCAGCATCTCCGCGCCACCTACGAGCTGCGCGCACGGGGCGCGGCGCCCGCGCGCTGTCCGCGCCGCAAGCCCCCGCAGTCCGCTGGCGCCCCGGGCCGGGAGCCCATCTTGGAGGAGGACTACGTGGCGGCCCGCTCTGGCCAGCCCAGCGCCGCCGCTGCCCACGGCCCGCTGGTCGACTGGGAGCCCCTGGGCACCCTGGGCCCGCCCGAGGTACAGGATCGCCCGGCGGCGCTGCCTGAGCCCGAGCAGCTGGCGCGCCGGCCGCCCCTCTGCACGAAGCTGCGCGGCGTCCAGGACTACCTCGACCTGCGCAAGGAGCGCATCGTTTACCTCTTCCTGGAGCATTGGCGCCGCTGGGCCTTCCGCGGACCAGGCCGCCGCGCCCAGGCGCGCCTACGCGGACTGCTGCCCCGCGTGGCGGCTGCCGGTGCTGGCCCGGGGCTGGAGGCCACGGACGCCCCCCGGCTGCCGGCGAGCAACAGCGAGGCCCACAGCCCCGACGAACGGCTGCGGCAGCTGCTGAGGCAGCGGCAGGCGGTGGGCAAGCTGCTGGGCCACTGGCGGAGCCTGCTGCGTCGCGTGCCGGCAAGCCCGGGCCTGGCGCACGGCCTGTACTGGCCCCAGCACTTCCTGCCGCCCCTGGACGGCGGCGCACCCCCGCACTACGACAGCCTCACGCTCGACCTCTTCATGCTCGGCtacttccagctactcgagatGGGCCTGAGCCGCGAGGAGCGCAAGTTCCGCCACCTACTGTGCTACGAGATGTTCGACCGACTGGGCAGCCACCCGTGGGAACGCATCCGCCTCTTCCACCGCGTGgtgctggaggaggtggaggccgGCCGGCGCGGCTGGAGCGACGGCTTCGAGGACCTCAGGCACCGGTTCTTCGGAAACGGCCTGGAGGCTGAGCCGGCCCCCGAAGAACAGgcgaagaaaaaggaagaggaggggaaagaaCAGGAGCTGACCGAAGAGGCTGCTCCAGTTCAGACGGGGGACCCGCCTGAGGGGCAGCCCGAGGCCCTGGCCCctgcgccgcagccgccgccgccgccgcccccgcccgcCGCGCCTCCCCCGACCTCAGACTCTCCTGGTTCCGAAGCCCCCGCCGAAGACCCCTTGGAACTGGTGTCTGAGATGGGTGAGTTCAGCAACGAGGACATCTGCCGCTACATCGACCGCAGCTTCTCCTTCTGGAAAGAGAAGGAGGCAGAGCTGTTTGACATCTGA